In the Terriglobia bacterium genome, GGTCGATGATTAAGAGCGGTTGTTTTTCTTCCGCAAGCCTGAGGAGTAATGGATCGCCGATCGCTGGAGGCTGCTGATCCAACCATGTGCCCCACGTCTTCAGTCCTGGTACGGGACCGCCGGCCATGTTGTCTTGACGCCGTTTTACTTCGTGGTCGGGGTTCTCGTAGTCGAGAAATAGGACGGGACATTTTGAGCATTCACGGCTAAGCCATTCGCCACCGAGCGCAACTTTTAGCGCGAGGTACTTCGCCAGATAGGTTTTCGCCGTTCCATCGGCTCCGGCCCAGAGGGTAAGACTCTTCCGTGGTAGCCATCCCGAAACGAGCCACTCGAGAGGTTTTACATCTACATCGAACACGTCTGGAATATCGTCGAACTTGCGGTATAGGGAGACTTTATTGCCGCTGCGAATGCGGTCGAGGATTGCGGTCGCCCATCCCTCCGCGACCGCAAGGTTTCCGCCGTCTCCGATGCTCGCTATAAGGTGCTGGGCGCCCTTGATTGCCGATCGCAGCACGGCTTTTTCTTTGACGAGGCGGATGTGATGCTCGATTGACTGGCGACGCGGAACGCCATCGGTCAAGGACGTAAGGTAGGCGACCCCACCAACTGATTCCAATTCCTTGCGTCGCCCCAACTCTTCCGCAAGCGAGATGAGTTCAAGCGGTTTCCCGCCGTCGGCGAGACCAGCCATTGCGGCATAAATCCGCCGGTTGGAATCGAGGTAGAAATCCTCCGGCGACAATACTGCCTTCGCCTCATCCTGGAGGCAGTTGTCGAGCAGGATTCCGCCGAGGATTGAACGCTCTGCGTCGACGTTGGCCGGTGTAATCGCGTCCGAGGGCATCGCGGGTTATCGAATCCCCTCGCGCTCGATGCGCTCGCATTCAGAAATGGGAATCAGGATGCGTTCTCCGATGCGAATGATGTTTATCTTCCCCGCCTTGATCAATCGGCGGAGTGACCAATGCGAAATAACTTCCTCACCGCCGAGCCTCCGCTGTAGACCGCGAATATTCGTACACTTCGGTTGTATCTGCTCCACCGCTAATCCCTCCTAATAAATCTTTGCGCTGCCCCAAGAATTTAGTTGCATGGTGAGCAGCAATGGTCTAAGCTTACGCGTAATCACTGGATCGTCAAGGTCTTATTGATGTCTAGTGACTGTACATCATAGAAGGGAACAAAAGGCGTGACTGAAAGTCTAGTGAGCAAGGCGCGGATGGAGCGGTTCTTAGATGATCTTGCCAATGGGCACGACCGCTGCGCTCAGAGACATCCCGACTTCCTGCCAAATGTTATCGAACCAAAATATGTGCAGGCCCTCGCGGATCGCTTACGTCTGATCTGGAGCGATCCCGATTCGAGGTCTCGCCAATGGCGACTGTTCGCAATTCGAGCCCTGTACGCTAACTTTATCGAGCCAAAACGCGACTTCACAGTAATTCCCGCGGCCTCGCCATTTGATGACGCAATGGTTTATCTCGACCGGCACCACGAACAATTCAGATACTGTAAAAATCCAGAATGTCACACTCCCTACTACATTGCGCAGACTCGCAAGCCG is a window encoding:
- a CDS encoding DnaB-like helicase N-terminal domain-containing protein → MPSDAITPANVDAERSILGGILLDNCLQDEAKAVLSPEDFYLDSNRRIYAAMAGLADGGKPLELISLAEELGRRKELESVGGVAYLTSLTDGVPRRQSIEHHIRLVKEKAVLRSAIKGAQHLIASIGDGGNLAVAEGWATAILDRIRSGNKVSLYRKFDDIPDVFDVDVKPLEWLVSGWLPRKSLTLWAGADGTAKTYLAKYLALKVALGGEWLSRECSKCPVLFLDYENPDHEVKRRQDNMAGGPVPGLKTWGTWLDQQPPAIGDPLLLRLAEEKQPLLIIDPFRYAHIGEENDSTEMMAVMRHLRSYVTAGSTVIVLHHPAKAEGSTGRGSTAIRGAVDIAFLQSMDADGLITLECVKNRFGDKPRVTIRPDFINGTFAVTDAPAAIERRDDVAAILGTITDTPGMSQSAIVEKLHIGRTRGFQLLKQNDGKLWRSERSIRGSICYFPIGTGTRSTSGTEQYPVPAVPVPGVPASLEAVLGTGGEIQQ